ttaaaatgttttctaatATCAAATTAGTATTTATTAGTATTCTCATAAATGTGAAAGTTTGATTAGAAAGTTCTATTAGAATTCACCAAAATAGCATTTTAGGTTACTacccagaagaaaaacaaaaagctgcATTTAATTAATTTGCAAAAACAAAGAAGAGGCATCTCAagattaatactgtatttttcggagtataagacacacctttttccctcaaaaaagaggctgaaaatctgggtgtgtcttatacactgaatacagcattttttgcctcccgaaaccctgcccccttcaccaaaatgcccgtgcatagcctttaggaggcttccagattgctcctgggggctggggagggcagaaatgagtgaataatgggtcattttttgctcaattttgggccgccagctcccaggagcactctataagcctcctaaaggctatgcatgccctttttggggggggggggatccagcctgttttcgtgaaaaacaggctgttttgggatatctgtagagtgcaaaaactttttaaaaaatttgcctcttcaaaatcttggtgcgtcttatactccagtgcatcttatacgccaaaaaatacGATATATGCACATAATTaattatcagaaaaaaaatatggaagcaATCTGAGCATGATTTCTAAATTACTTACCTCAGTAGTATTCTGTCTACAGCAACATTGGTGGAAGAAGAAATCAATATTTTCCATGGCACTGACCGTTTGCCATTAGCTGCTTCGTGGATTTCAAATATTTGTGCCAGGAGTAAAATCACAATAGCCAGCAATAAACTTTTTCCGGATCCAAACACACCTACATGTGGAGTTTAATAAAATAGGTATTCACGGATTCAAACATATTGTGTAGTATTCTTTCAAACATATTTTCTTTGAAATTGGACTGAGCATTAAAGAGGTTAGAGAAATCAAACATTCATCAACATCATGAGAAAACATAAACTAAGCATTCTTAGTTGTATATACAGTAGAGTGATTCCATCTAATTAGCTGAAATCTAATCCTGGAATTAGAGTAGAAAGCTGACTAATGCTATGATTgcaatataagtagtccttgatctATAGGTGTAATTAAGTCTGGAATTTATGCTAGAATAGTTGAGAAGATTCAGATAACCTTCTCTCTTAATTCTGTGTAGGTAGAACATAGCTTTCTATTTAACCTGCATGTCAGTGGATATTGAAGTAGTTTTCACAGAAAATCTATTCAGTATAAATTCTCCTAAACAAACCTAAATAAAATTCTTAGTTTCCTCCCGATTGCACTTTTGCATTCCCCAAATATGCTCATAGCAAAATCCTAACTTCCGGAGTAGATTTGCTGGGGTACATGGGAAGTTGCAAGAGGAAATATAAATTTAGTACTGTATACAGTTCAAAAGTTTGAATATAAATAGttgaaaatagtaaaaaaaaaaaatctaaattaaaatcctaaaaaaaagaattgtttagAGAAGAAGGATAAAATTGAAGATGGTTCATATGGAGTGAATATAGCAGGTCACCAACCTGTGGGCTGTGCGGGATTGGCCAGCAAGCATGCACACTCTATTTAAGTGAACAGTGTGCAtgctgcttgcacaaatggagttgTTTTGTGCTTCCCAGCCCCTCACATGAACCCCTTTCCAAAACCGGAAACATTGGGGAACTCTGGAATATAGGACAggagaagcaaaataaaatatgaagttCTTGTGAAATAATTTACCATGTATTATTGTTATTGGAAACGTTGGATGCTTCCCTGTTTCTGTGTTTATTTCTTGAGATGTCATCATGGCACCGATCTTCATCATTGCTGTGGCTTGATCTTTATTTAGCTGGAAAGCTTGAATAATTTTATCAGCAAGATTTATAACTATTTCTGGGCTGAAAGCTTCAGAtttttttgcatttgtatttaGTGCTGGTGGTTtaaacttttgttttctttctttggtttttGGAAATAATTCTTTGAAACCCCTAAAATACAAGAAAAGAGAAGATTTAACCTACTTAGAACTTAGCActagaattaaaatatatttccagtcaaatcattcaaatatatttatatcaatGAATGTACAaatctgtttgtttttaaaagatagtATCACTTCTTACTTTGTAAGTAGATGTTGCATGATTGGCAAAGTGATTGAACTGACATTTTCCTGTATATTTCTCAAATTTGTGAGTTCTGTGCTAGCGTTACACACAAACAAGGCATGAACAATCactaagaaagaaaatataataagaaATAGATATTTAGAGATGAACTTATCAAACAAATATTTGAATCTTAAGTTAGATCCAAAAAGACAAGACACTAGTATGCATGCCAATATCAATTGTAACAATAGTTTTAAAGATAAATAATAGGCATGGGGAGATACAATCTAATTTGTTTCAAGAGTTTTGGATTAGTTCGGGAGTGTTATATTTCCTTGCACTCAAAGCAAAATTTTTCAGAAATgacctgcttttaaaaaaaattcccattcCATATTGTTCCCTGGAACcgaagagattttttaaaattattattgttataattatCTAATGATGTCTGTTTAACAAGGATATATTTGGATTTTTCCTCATCTCTTCACATACCATGTAAATGTTTCAGTAAGAAAAGCAGGTTATTGGGTTTCAGTTCAATCCATTCCCTGTGTTCTAGCTCTGTTTTCCCACTAAACTTTTGCCTTGAGTTTAATCAAAGGtgtgaaaatatttaattttctcaaGCTGACcatgaattaaaataattttcaaggaaacacaTTTCAGTTGCAGCAAAATATCCTGTGGATAATAAAATGTTTAGGCTATTTAGATTTTCCAACTTACCCTGAATGGGGTTTCCCACTGTTTTTTAAAGATTCAATGATAATTTTTCTAGTAAAAGCTGTTGGAATTCCATTTTATGGCATATTAGAGAATTAGTcattttttgaataatttattCTAAAAccttatagaaaaaaaatcttgagcAGAAACTTACTATCTGAGCACCAATTTGATGGGCTATAACCATTAAGAGGCTCCAACTGCACTTCATTATTAGAGGATGGTCCAAAAAAAACACTATATGCAATGAAAGTGTCCAAGGGTTCAAACGTCAAAGTCTTGGAAACAACCCAAAGATCATCTGTCAACATAGTACATACATTTGCATGAGTTACACCAAGCAATCAATTTTGCAATTCAGAAGTAAAGTTACAATTGAAACTtcgaaaaaaaaagttttttatttcctATGTCTTCTTGCTGGAAAAACActggtatttttttcttctcttatcCAACAATGCATTGGGTAAATATCTATTTTCATATTAAGTAATTTCAAATTCATAAGAGTGCTATTTGAAAAAATATCCTCTGagagatattttaaattttatcaaCGTATATCACTTAATTGATTATGAACAGTCATTCACAACTGTTTTATTCTATAAGCTAAATATATCTCTATATAATAAAATGGCTGtgggtgtgtatgttccagcataattctggaacacctcaagtaatttcaaccaaacttggtatacagatgatgTACACGCTGGAAAGAATTATTGTGgatgtaagacacccctaaaaccccttgggggggattgttctgttaggatacagtcccttgtgccttaaaatggcttctactgtgcagcacagtggagttgccatggtaacagcttcacagtactctacaagggggctctctctggtaagggggaaaatccaacattagaaattacgtttggtctggacatttcccccctataaataaatacccgggcaataccgggttatcggctactattaaataaaaatataataatatttatttatttacatacctATAATTAAAATTTCTAAGGCCACATTTTTGAGGATTTTAAACAATTTGAAAAGACATGTCCTACACTACTCGTGCTGTACACTGAACCAGTTAGAGCTTCCAAGTGATCTTCAAAGGTAGCCCCATAGAGAACATATTGCAATAGTCCCTACATGAGGTGATTAAGGCATAGTGACTGTAAGACAGGTCTCCTAGTCTGAGAACAGGTGCAAATGATGCATAAGATAAGTCTATGCAAAAACTTTCCTGGCCAGAGCTGCGAACTACTTTTTGAGTAGGAGCTACAAGTCTAGGAAAAAATCCAAACTATACACCAGTTCTGTCTGTGGAAGAGCAATCCATCCAGAACTAAACTTAGACAATCTTCAGAGTCAGATAGTTCATGGACCCATAGCCATTCAGCATTGCTGAGTGTTGGGCTTAACCCTACTCCTCCCCATCCAGACCACAACAGAATCAGGCACTGGGACCAAATCTCGACAATCTCATTTGGTCAATCAGGGAGTCAAGATACATAgcttggtgttgtggcccagcaggagcctttggagctgctgatggactccgatagcaaggaaccctatgagtctgctattgaagatgtggaggaccctgggcagggttcagactcagagcagggaccagagaggctggttggccaccaggaggcgcctgaggcatggagcagtgtggaagaccaaagggagtttgtccctgacgccaggcaatggagggcggagaaacggaggcagcagttacggagacagactcgtaagagataatcaagcccaggtggttgtggcttgacccctcccaagagaatatataagaagagactttgggaggagtccttttgcaggacacaatcgtttgtaataatctggagaactccttgcctggtctgccttgtgttcctgtgtctgagggggcctgggttgctgccaatgtcttgccagtgagtcgtgtctgggctttcagccaacaggactataattgctgtgaataaagagtggcaaacagctaagcctgtgtctgcttTCATTACcggacagagggggggggggcagaacagctTGTCAGAACTGAGTCAGATGCTTTGTGGACAGTTGCAGGAATCAATTCAACTCAATCGATCAATTGTGAGTCAATTATTGATGATCTATTATGACCTAGCTCAACAGGCACATACATGTTGAACAGAAGATGAAGGCATGCCATAGTCATTTATGTGACATATGGTCCCAAAGAAATGTGTGACTTGGGGTTCCTTCTAGACTTGGGGCTTTGGCCAAAGAGTAGAAAGATGCTTGGATGGGCCTTTGACCAACATTGACTGGTACACTAATTGTAGCCCTATCTAATCCAAGATGCATTGGCAACAGTAATGATCACCACCACAGATTTGGTGTCCTATATGCTCTCTTTGGAGTTGTCTTTGGAGACAATCTGGAAGCTCCAATTAGCCCAGAATACAAAGGGCCCAGACTGCTGACTCCAGCATGAGAGTTTCTTCATACTTGTATATTCTTGTTAAATTGtaaattatttattacattattatttgtatattttttgGTTGCAGAATGCTACCAGTCATTAGATTGAGTCAGTTAACAAATAAATATGTTGTAACATAATGTAATGTAACATAATGTAATGTAACATAATTTTTCTTTAGCCTCAGACATTTTCAAATTTACCAACCTTTGCTATATGCAGAGGAATGTTCCTTCCGATTCAGTTTAAGAAATAATTTCCTCTTAGAATCACAGTCAAAGCTAGCCTTTGCAATATTACATGTCTTCATCTTACCAAATTgttttctttgggtatcaaacATTTtcctagaaaaattaaatataagaacACTGTAATTGATATTATTGCTTTTATAAGTGAATactaaaaatacattttcatgaaataaaaaataaataaaactggggACACAAGATTTAATATTattcaaaataatgaataaatgctTCATTAGTATCAATATTAATATCAGTAACAGATATTGATTGAAAGTGCTAAATCTGGCAAGTGGGATAAAATGACCAAAGAATTGCTTAGTCTGCTTGAAATTAATTCATAATACTGAGTTCATTATTACTATTTTTGACTTTTTAATTACCTTTTTAGTAATTCTTTCTAAAGGAGACTTAAGTAAATTagacattatcatcattattaattAGCATCGCTTCCTTTCAGTTATAAACTACTATTGAACTATATCTAACATTTCAGCATACCTTACTAGAAGTTGGCATTCTTCATAGATAGAAATTCTTTGACATCTGAGGTAAGTTCCAATACTCTTTATATCATGAAGTATAATACAAGGTTTACTCTCCATCTGTACAGGTTTTACATCTTCAAGCCACTTAAAAAAATTACATCGATCTgctttagctgcgtcacaagaatAGAACAGACGACCCTGGAGCAAAATAAAAGCCatacaataaatcagtttatGTTAGTGCGTGCTCCAATTGTGTGCATATAAATCTGATGAACAGATAACCTGACtaattttcaagagagagaaaggggggatagagacaggaagagagagagagagagagagagagagagagagagagagattaacttTATTGGCTAAGTGACTTTGTGTAACAAAGATGCTGATTCAGTTAACCTGGTTTTGAGTTATATCGCTTTTTGGTCACAGTATAAAGTTGTAACTAAGTATATCAGATTATTGAGCTGATACATTGTATTTATTAAAAGAAacttattccccctccccacctgctaaatttatttagtgactaccTTCTGTTCATACTATTTTTctattaaagaaagaaatgccaggttttaaaaaatgatattcaCTGAGAAAATTGCACAGGGACAAAACCTCCCAACAGTCATTATTATCCTTAAAAAAACAAAGCTCATACATAGGAATCCTATCCCTGGCCATTCATTATCATAAATGGGTCCTGTTGAAAGGAAAACCATTCCCCTTTCCCTAGTGTACACAGACCTGAACTTTTTCAGTGGCTTACCACTTAAAatactcaaaatattttttcatagtTATTAATTTCCATATTTTCCAGCTACTGTAAATATTCTgacaaaatgtataataaattattttactCCCCAAACACAAGCCAAATTTTCAATTTCACAAAAATATGTACATCTATGCAATTCATGTGCATGCGGCATTCATATCTATTCTAGTAAAACCatggttttaaaaaattccaataaTGTGTTTTAACCAGCCTCTAACAACATACCTTATTTCGGCCTTCTTTTCTAACCATAACAAGCTTTGCTGCTATTTTGTGGCTGCAGAGAGGCGCAGTATTCTCTTGTTGCCCTTCTTTCATCGATGAATAGAAAGATATGTCCACTTTCCCAAGAGCTTTATGTAGGTTTTTTGATAGTTCAAATAATACTATGTTTAAATGTTCTTTtcataaaaataggaaatatgaGATGTTTTGCAATTAGTGGGAAAACATGCATGTTAAAATATGTCATTTCATATCAAGTAATATTGAATTGCTTGAGTCACCTAGTCTACTTTTCCAGTTTAATAATGACTCCAGGGAAGGGAAACAACTaaataaaaaactttgaaacTAAGAATTTCTTAATCTCAATGTCAttcatagaaaaaaaagaaataatctgtCAAGCATTTTAGTGCTAAACATGGGCTACCCATACATGACTCCTATGATGTCAACGAAAGGAAATGAAAGGTACTAATTGACTTTGGAAGTAAGAGACAGGGAGAGAATTTGTatgcaatttttctttttcaaactaTAATAACTTTGCATAAGGCAGAAAGGCAAATGGCTACTGGTTCTATAAAATTTGACTTTTTGAGAAGTATAATCAAAAATCTTGATTGCAATGCATTTTTAGAACCATTTATTAATTTTGAGTACCAGTATTAAAATGAAAAGTTGGAGCATACCTATCAATGCAGTAATAAAAACATTCTTATAATGTGCTGGAGACTGAAATTCAACTGGGATGTGTTGTTGTCGTTTAGGTACATTAGTATTCTTTACCATATCTGCCCTAGGGAAATACAGTTCAGAAGTGTCCtataaaacaaaataagtaaattcctattttcatttttctgatcTCATATGCAGTAATTGCCTATATTTAAGAGCACTGAATATAACATTTGTTAAGGCTATTCTTCCAGTTTTTATGACCACATATCTTACCTGAGTCTTTTAAAATACATCTATTTGAGTGCTAAATTTTAATCTTAGATAATATGGAAATATTCTGTCTCCAGAATGTATACTGTAATGTATAATTTTAGAATTTGACTTTATAGAGTTCTATAAAAATCACCTCAAGAACTTAAAACAGTGACTGAAGATGCAGGCTTGTTCTGAGGTTTGCAACTATAGTGCCCAAGTTTAGTCTAATTAAGAGTTTATGGTTGATTAGATTCCTTGTGTTAGCACAGTTTGCAGCAAAAGGAGAGTCATGGTTTCATGAATGAGTAAAAACTGTACATATCTTAATTTGATAAACTATGATTATGAGATTATCAAacttaaatattttgaaacctaTTAACACAGTATTCCTGAAAACCTTATTAAAAACCTTGTTAAAAATTGTAAGAGAAAACATTAGGCAAACACAACAAAATTAATCTGCATGTACACATGATGGACAATATTTAGCAGCATTTCTTAACATTGGGAACAATGACATACCTTGCTATCACTGGTAATATTTGGGAAATTCAGGTGACCTAACTCACTTAGAACTTCTGCAGTGCAAAAGTGTTGATTTAAGTGCAgggaaagtttctttctttctgaaacaGAATCTTGACTGATAAAGTTTTGCCGCTGTTTACAAAGCATGCTTTTTATTGTCTCCAGACGCTCAGAGTCCAGAGAGCTTTTATGGATGACATTACCCTGATTCTCTCTTCTGTATTCTAATGACATTCCTAAAAAACTCTCAGCTTTGATATCAGAAGCCATGGCCACTTCGTTGCTATTTTGAGATCTCAAATCACAACCAGTTGTGTTGTGGTATTTCTCCCATTTGCTTTGTTCCTTTTGTTCAGATACATTAGGCAATGCACTCGGTATGGCTATCTTGTCTCTTACTCCTATGTACTTTTCACTCACAAAGGTTTTACACATCCTGCCCTCAGGGTCTAACATTTCTGATTTGTCATATGTATTGACTACCGAGAAACCACAATGATGATGAATCTGTTTACAGATTTTTGCACTGGAATAAAGTTGGAAATCAGAAACTGGATTATATACAAGTCCAGGAACAACTGGGGTTTGTGTTCCAAGAGTAGGTAAGAGGATAGAGATATCATTTTCTGGATACACGGAGTCTCCCATTCCTATAAAACAGGGTACAGTATGCAGACACTTTTAAACAAAATTCTATTGATAATATAGGAAagcattaatattattttttttgggggggggaaatgaactgCCTTTCACTAAATAATTTCAGTAGCAAAAACTTCAACAGCAGTCATTACTAATATAGCACAATGTACTTCTTACTGGAAGGTTACAATAAAACTACGCTAATGATTTTGTTAAAGAAAATGATCTTATAATTTTGGTTATATTGTATATACGTGAAAATTCAGAACTGCTATATTCTTCAAAATAATACAGTTAAAACTTTAAAGTACAGGATAAATTTTCATAATAAATAATAGGAGTGTGTCTTTCTGTTATTTGAAAATCAAATTTAGTTGCTAGTTATTTTTATTAATCTAGCTCTACCTCTAAACAAGATCAATTAGATTATAAATTGGGAAGACATCAAAACATTTCGCAATATGTCTCCATTTCTTAATATTGATTTTTATAGCTATTTCATAAATAGAAAATAACAGGGATGTGATAGGTAGAGACTGAATAAATTTATTTTGTTCatggatttaaaaaaaccctcataaATGAAAAGTTGCACTCACAGAGATTAGGAGACCCCCATCAAATAGGCAGAAATGGAGGAAATTtcagcaacattttaaaaaatatgaattacTTACATTTTGTTAGTGATCAAACTAGATTAAGAATGCTCAAACACTAACAAGCATTCCAAAATCTGGCACAGCTGTTATTTATAACATCAACAATCAAATCTTTCTTactgaaaaagatttttttattatccATATACAAGTCTGGATGAGTTTTGGATATCAGCAATTCCTGCTCTTCTATTGTTTCTTTACTATTTAGAGTTGGGAAAAAGTGACAGTCAGGAGTCTGTGAAGAAACCCATTGTTTTGATAACAGCTGAACAGAAGGAATGTAAAAAGCAGAAATATATAGTTACAAATAGATACAAATATCTACATCTATAAGCATTTATTCCCAAATTTTACAGAAAACAAGGAACTCAACTTTAATATTCACTTAGTAACTAAATAAATTCTAATTCAAAATTAGTAACAGATGTACATAACAGTGTTCTTGATTActactcccccctctctctatgtatctatgtgtatgtatctatgtcaatgtatctgtgtgtgtgtgtgtgtgtgtgtgtgtgtgtagatacataaatatattccttttctagagaaagaaaaaaaaggaagaaaaagatactTTTGAAGTATATTATGTTATTCAAAAAAATGAGaggaaaaacattttaacattcaTGAGTATATGATCCTAATGGGATAATGTCTTGGCAGTATCTAGAATTAAAGCAGCTATGTGGTAGTAAATGTTTTTGTTCATTAAAGTAATGATAAAACAAAATGAGCCCACCCAGTTATTACCTTATTAAATTCCCCCGAAACAGACTCTGTGAAGTCCAGATTTGAGGAAGAATTTGTCACAATCTGATTTGGAGGTTTAAAAGATGTAGTCTTTGTTACTATTAAGAGGAAGAAACATACACAATGTTGAAGAGTAATGCTACATTTTGGTCATTAATTGTTCATATTGATAGCCACTTACAAAATTTGTTactgcttttttcttcaaaaacattGAATTCATTTCTAAATGTTTTGGTTTCGCTGTTACTGAGATCATCTTCTGAACCTAGAGGCTAAGGATAAATACCCCCCACCCCAATAAACACATTTAATGCATTCCAGGGTAACATTGGTTTTTGGATTAGTTCTAGGCATTAATTGCTGTATATTAGCTTGGCAAAAAATTAATAAGAGAAAACAAGGGCACTAAACAGGAGTCTCAGTAATACCTCTTAAAAATTTGAGTagcataaaatatttataaagatctcccccccccaccccgagagGGATTAAACTATCTGATCCTTATAAGCAATATCCTATCTTATGAATTTGTTGATAGTCATAATGATTATTCCTTTTATATACAGCAGTATTTTAAGCTCTTATAACATGACTTTTTCAGAGTATGTTCATAGATTTAAAAAcgtgtacattaaaaaaatcttacCTTAACAAACTCAGGTACCTCAGGACAGTTCAGTTCTTGCACTAAAAAAAAGGATGCATCTTTTGAAGCACTTTCAGATTTGGTGATGTCACTTTGTGGATCCTTTCTGTGATACGAACAGCGTTCTCTTGTCATCATCTCACTAGCTGCTGAGCCTTTCACCTGGTATCCGTGAAATTCAACTACCTTCATGCATTTAATGGAACAAATATTGTAAAGGAATGCTATTCATTGACCAAAAAAAGAAGCTATAAGCACAATTAAACTTCAGAATGTGGGTATATTTTACGTATCTTTACTAATCCTTATACCTTTTATAGAACGAGACACTGAATTATTAATTTGTTCAATTGCAAAAATTGTCCGTTGATGTTTATGTTAACCCTTAGATTCACTTGTGAATCCTGGGCAACAGTGGCCTTACCCAGTTTCATCTATCAGTCCCTGGAAATGAACCTTCTCTCTCCAGTGAAATTAGTTAGTTTATAGTAGTAGTTAATAGTtcattggtcttgtatgccgcccactcccgaaggactccgggcagcttacaataaaaaggagaaggggataaatagacaaaacaacaatttaaaatacacaacattcatagttaccgtggggctgggtacttcaacagccccccaacctgccggagcagccaggacttagtggctttgcggaaggccgggagagtagtaagggtctggatctccatggggagctcgttccagagggctggagctgcaacagagaaggctctccctcggggatgggatccggagaaggcctagtctatgcgatctgatcggtctttgggaggtaattggcaggaggcggtttctcaGGTATTCCCAATAGATAGATGAAATTCCAAcccttcccccctcttcccccatGGCTCCTATCCTATTGATATTTCAGAGGGTCCAGACTTTTGGCTAGGGTGTTTGAAGTTCCTTCTGAGTAATGTTGCTCAGTTTTGCTATCTTTTTGCtccttgttattttttaaatgcttttattttgtgATTCATCAGAGTATCTGGCAGTATCACATTTAATAAGTAATACTAATGGAATATATCTCTCTAttgatatctatctatatacagtatctatctatctatcatctatctatctatctatctatctatctatctatctatctatctatctatctatctatcatctatctatcatgtatctctcAAGTCAATACTTCTTCTCATATAGGAGAcggaagattttttttcatcaaCAAAACCTTGCTCTGGAGAATCCCCAGACAATGAAGTGAGTTTTAGGACTCTAGAGGCCTGCAAGCAGGAGCATAACTAGTTAGTaggaaaaatgcaaatagaaaagtcCCCCTAAAACGCATGATGTAACACAGATTAAAGCCATTGTGGctttaagccgccctgagtcccctcagggaaaagggcggcctataaatcctaataaatacaaatacaaaaatacaaatacattgtTAGTggtggttgcacagtcagccaaatatttaaactggatttgaaaTGTTATTATGATACAACATCAAAAGAATATTACCAGATTTGGTGAGTCAGAATGTAGGCAAGGTATCTGCACATCTTCAGGACAAAATGCTTCTGCAAAACTTTGTTTAACTATCAAAGGGGAGTGGGGAAGAAACAATGAACTTCAGTCATCAGGCTAAATCAATATGTGTATGTCTATGGTGGATTAATGATTTTGCATATATGAATATATCAGACGTACTCATTTTGGTAGAATTGGTCAGAATAACAACAAATTAAATTTCTAAATTCAAAGTTATTGAATAATTGTTAGAgctaaaaattattagaaacagaaaaaacatattttcaacAATGAAATATTTGACAAATCTAACATCAGTTATTAACTGCTTATGTAAGAAAAAACAAATAGTATAA
The DNA window shown above is from Thamnophis elegans isolate rThaEle1 chromosome 9, rThaEle1.pri, whole genome shotgun sequence and carries:
- the LOC116512861 gene encoding protein ZGRF1-like, which encodes MGDSVYPENDISILLPTLGTQTPVVPGLVYNPVSDFQLYSSAKICKQIHHHCGFSVVNTYDKSEMLDPEGRMCKTFVSEKYIGVRDKIAIPSALPNVSEQKEQSKWEKYHNTTGCDLRSQNSNEVAMASDIKAESFLGMSLEYRRENQGNVIHKSSLDSERLETIKSMLCKQRQNFISQDSVSERKKLSLHLNQHFCTAEVLSELGHLNFPNITSDSKVCHCSQC